The stretch of DNA CCCATCCAATCTTCCCGAAACATTCGCGGGTGATTTGCAGTTGGCAGAGGAAACCTATATTTAATGAGTGAACAAGAGCAGATGTATTCAGCGCCCTCGGCCAAAGCTTCAACTTCCAGCCATTTAATCTCACCGGAAGGTACCGGTCACAAAGATAGCAAAAAACGGCTCTTGCTTTCGTTGAATCGTTCGCTACGTCTCTCGCAGTTCgacaataattatattattatagcgACAACTGAAAGAATCCGTAACATATAAATTCAAGACTATCCGATGGAAAGCCTGTTCGTGAACACCAAGGAAGTTCCGAAAAAATCAATTCGCTGATCAGAAAAACCGGTTAATACTTGCGATACTACCAAATGTTCGCGAATCTAAAAAACGTTCCCAGTTTCACTGAATCGTTCCCCACTTCTCTCGCACCAAATGTTCGCGAATCTAAAAACGTTCCCAGTTTCACTGAATCGCTCCCTACTTCTCTCGCAACTGGACATTTAGGTTTCTGTTTCTCTATCCAGGATAACAATGGAGAGAATTATACAACCAGAAGTATTTGGTCAAGTCAATGCAATGTTTACTTTGTCACATTTCGATGAAATGTTTATGTGATTCGCTCATTCTTTGAATTACGTCCTTCTGAAGGTGGTTAAATGTTGCCCGCCTGTTTTCTGTAATTTTCTATTTTCTCGAGGCATTATCAATAATGGTACAAACAATCCAATTTTTTCGTCGCTATGGGGTGAAAACCTTTTTCAGTTGTTGCGGGGCGAGCGTCACGACATCGTGACCAGTCTACTCGAGTGATAACATGACACATGCCGAATGCTAGCGGGGCGTCATCACTTCGATTCTGCTTCATTCTGGCGACGTGCTCTTTTGTCGCCAAAAATTCCGAAGAGGAACCACGAAGGAGGAGAATGTGAAGGTTTTAAAgagtttaaaattattaaaagaaGCTTGAGACAAATGATTGACCAGCCTCTTGGTGAAACCTGATGCGCTAATGGAACATTTTGAAGCGTCGTTCAGTGGTTCGCGTTTCTTTGAGCAATATCGTTGGCTCTTGTCTGCAGAATCCGTAGGCTCAAATGCGACTGCTTGCTCCATTCTTAGGAAGACTCGAAAACCGAATCTTCTTTCCTGCTTGTGCTAACTGTCTGGTTGCCGTTGTTGATAGCACGAGATTCGTGCACTGCAAGTGGGCTAAAGTCGCATGAGGCGCTCACAGAAAAAAGGATAGTAAATAATTAAAGACGGAATGTGATTCTTACTGCAAGACAATTTTTACCAACCTGCTATATAAAAAGGAAAGGCAAAAGTTAAGTTTGCTGATGAAttgatcattttgacacagtggGTTGGAAGACATGCACCCTAATCTTCGCATTTCATACAAAAGAACAGGtaatttattcattcaaatACAACTAAATTAGCGTACTTTTCAGCATACGAAATGCTGTAATTGAAGCGCAACAGAGCCGTTTGTTTAAACGCgttaaaaatctgtttaaacGCATACTAAGTGCGTTTCCACGCGTTTCGACGAACGCGATTAAACGCGTTAAAACGTTGTTTTCGAAATTCACCTTAATCCCCcttttcccaaatagggtcacagTTTATGACAACCGAACTGAACATTACACAAGCATGTTGACACGCAAAAACAAAGAGCAAGAACAGAGATTACAAGGCAAATACTAACTCAGATTGGCTGACTGAAACAGAGTTACGGCTATATTGTTACCAAGAGAAAGATTGTTTCaagatctttgattttcttagACATACAGTAGTGGTTCTGAAAAgcaacatttttaattttacactaTATGGTTCACTGGTTAATCTCTCGCTATCATTTTCAAAGTGGTTACCTTTATAGGCATTCCTGTACAATGGAGACCAAATGGAAACAAACATCTTTTTCCTTTTAGTCGATGATATCCCATGGCAAACTTAGAGAAGCAAAATAAAATAACGCATTTCAATAGGTAAAACAGAGAAATCCTCTATATCAAAATTATTATTAGGGTAAGTAAATCCTAAGGCTTTCTCACCTCAGAGTGACACTAGTCTTCTACATTCACTGAGCCTAATGCCAGACAataattttactcatcaatcaGGAGGGGTGAAAGGATTACCTAATGCAttacacatgtacatgtgcagTCAACTCTCCACTAATGGACACTCTCGCAAGTGGACAGCTCTACTTACAGACTGAAACCTTTTTCAATTCTCCATTTTACCTTCCAGTCAAACTCTGCATTTACACATTCCAGTAAGCGGACACTCTCTCATAAATGGACGTGGACACTCTTGAAAATAAACAACTccgtcgctctttggaggttgggtgcccgagacatcctggagcttccactattggcagccagctccaagatggagactgcaccgatgactggcaaaacctgacaacccagccatgagcccccatgcCCAGGCGGAGGACCCCCGAGGGCTCGGAGAGAAGGGCTCATGGCCCCTAAGCCAGAGCCCCGAATCGCCCACTTCCGACGGCACCCAAAAACCAAAGAACTGCTCATGACCACGCTGACAGCCTAGACCACTGCAATGTGCTAACCGTAAACTGCCAGCACCCGCCTAGTTGCGTGCGCGCCATACTACTTCCCCATGTTCTGCCGCACATACAAGTGTGGCTTTACAAACATCTAGAATTCGTTCCTTTCCTCCTAGTAGGCCTGGAGTAGGAGGAAAcggaggaggagggggggggggtgggagaaCAACCCAGAAACTATAACCAACAGGAGGGATCCACGCACATGTGGACAACAGCAGACCGCAGAATGCACAGGTTACCAATGCTAGCTAAAGCCATGCACAGGCACAGCTGCATGAACGAACACAGTGAAATGCAAGGGAACGCAGACCCCTGACCGACGCACTGACATGAGTGCCTTGTAAAACACTGCTGGCATGAATGAACATGTATATAGGTGTATGGCACGTGTGCATCACAATTTGCCAAACGCTGCAACGAACACGAGGGATCCACATGCAGGTGGACCCCAAAAGACTGCCAACAGCACAGGTAACCAACATAAGCTCAAGGCATGCACTGGCACAGGTGCACGACGGAACACAGCAAAATGCATGGGAAGGCAGACCTACACTGATGCACAGGTGCCATTGCTTCACAAGACACTGCTAGCAAGGAAGGGAAGTAGACAGATGCATATGAACTGGTGCGCGTACATAACAAGTCTGCAGACCCTTCGGGAAACAAACAAGCTACACGAAAAGAGGGCATGTGGGCAACGAAAGACCACCAACTTCACAGGCCTACCAATGCGAGCTCTAAGCAAGCACTGGCTCAGCGGCACAAACGAACAAGGGAAAGGAACCCAGACCCCTGATGAATGCACCAGCGCAAGTGTTGCACAAAACACTGCTGACATGAAGGAAAGCTGACATCAGTGGATTCACAGGCACATGTGCATAACAATTCCACAGACTCTCCGGGGAACACAAATGTACAACAAACACGAGGGATCTACGTACAGGTGGACAACAAAAAAACCCCCAACTGCACAGGCCTACCAATGTGAGCAGACAGCATGCACTGGCGCAGGTGCACAAACAAACATAGGAAAATGCACAGGAAAGCAGACCCCTGACTGATGCACTAGCACAATTGCCTAGCAAAAACCCTGCTGGCATGAAGGAAAGTAGATTCAGGTGTGTGCACTGGCATGCGTGCACACAAATTCCGCAGACCCTCCCGGGAACACAGACACTACAACAAACAGGAAGCACCCATGCACCTGGGGATAACAGAAGACCGCCGACTGCACTGGCACAGCTACCGGAATGAGCAGTTTTGATCTACGGAATGACGACTGTATATAGGaaacaaaaaccgctaaacgctccacacacgATGCTCTTACTTCCCACCACACTCAGTCTGACGAGGAATTCCACGCATGCGCAAGTATGctaaaaccactgaccaattggctgcagtcgctcctagttgtttacttggttaaactttgtttaacctcatttaaaattaaatttttctgTTGTTACATGTTCTCTCTTAAGCGGacaatgaaataataattatttgtcttTAATTTGGCATTCAAACAAAACTATAACCTTTGACAGACCAACAGAACAGTGGGTTCAGTTTTGTCAAATCTCCATTTGCCCATGGGAAAGCAAGCTGTCCATTTGTTTGACATGAACAAGAGTCCTACATGTATTTGAAGCATTATGTTATAGGAATAATTCTCATAAGCAGACAGCTCTACTGACAGACGCTTTTTCCAATTCCCGATGGTGTCCACTTAcaagagagttgactgtacacTGTAACAGCTGGGCTTCATTAAATgttatttgatttcattgaaATAAGTCATCCTTACCTCAGCCTAGGAGAATGTTTCACCAGGAAGGGATAATGGGTGCAtagaaaaatagaaagaaaattattaagTGTTAGCATCGATGCATCAAAAGAgcagaaaacaaaagtttacacatCCCTAAATGTATAGCCAAATTAAGAATGCAATTAAACAGCAATTTTCATCAGAAATTGTCTATAAAAAGTCTACAAGAACATGCCCACACCTTTGAAATTGTAAACGTGTGACCCAAATGAAGTCTTCCATTCATGTAAGGATatggaaatgtgacaaaaaATTTGTCTTTCCTGAAACAAAATAGAATAGGTCAagataaaattttaataaaTCACCAGaattcaaaaactgaaaaaaaaaacttattcttTAGTTAgttaataaatacatgtattcaACACAGCTCAATTtataatataaaaaatataatatCATGTACAAAGCAGCAAAAGTTTAACAAGACTAATGATCTCTTTGAAAGAACTAATTAAAAACAGTTCAATACAATTgacagacaataataattatagtggCTGTTTTATTACAACAAAGGCTATAATAATAAGGCAATGAACAATAAAATcttctcttccttttttttatgtttGGAATTATTAAGCTTCAACCATTTCAAACTTCTACTGTACAGCAAACCTAAAGACAGCTCCTCAGCAGACAATGGTCATACATGTAACTATCCATAGATAATTAGCTATAGCTCTATGAAATTGTTTCAAAAGTGTGTGATTGTATACAATACTAGGTACAAGTTTGAGTCCCAAAAGCAGCTAGACTCCCTCTATTCCATAGCAGTTCTCAAATAGACACATCCTGACAGTACATACTGACACACATACTACCACTAAATACTTTTAATTAGATGGAAATTGGCTCTCAACCTACTCTAAGTGTAACAAAGTAAACTACTATGCAATACTTACTCAGCCTCTGGGGAACCAGGCTGTaaaggaagaaaacaaattcaatCAGACGAagaaaaattaaggagaaagCTGACAGACACAAAAAGAATGAAAGATAATCTTACAGGAACGGAGTCTGTTTCAAAGGTCTTATTTTCAGCCCATCTTTTCTGCATTCGAGCCTCAACATCCTTCAAGTAATCAACCTTGGTGGTACTCTTCCTGTCaacctacatgtatataaaaatGATAATTAATTACCCCAGCCATAATTAATATTATGACAAGTGCTATCACCACTGCGCTAGCCCTGCATCGCAGGGCTGTTGAAGAAGATGTAAAAGAAGAAACGAAAAGGACAAACTATACGGCAATAGTAGTGGGTTTCATTCtaggaaaatttaaaatataacttcCTCTCTAATCAATACAGTGTACACAAGGTTACATGTTTGAGAATATGGTTACCAAGTTGACATCGTTGACATAATAAGGAGCTTTTGTCATGCTGTCTAATAATACAGTAGCTTTTCTCAGAAAATCACTTGAATAGCTTCTTATTGCATCAGACCATGgaaaagaaatacatgtaaatttaaacttaaataacaCCCTGTGATTGACACCAAATGATAAAGGTGCCTCAAGCCAATTTAAACACTTCAATTCGATTAAAGAAACTGTACCATTTAGAGCAATTGACTAAACAACAATATCATGAATATAACTTGAAAATGCTAAAACAGGTTTGAGCAATTTAAACTCTGGTCCTAATAACTTAGAACTGAGCATTGTTCTGACCATGATCATTCAATCAACCTTTAATTCTTTTTGTCAAACTAATGTAGCGATTAAAGAGAATATGACACTGACCATGACAAAAATGACAATGAAGAAGAGGGCAATATGGTTATGAAAACAAACTAGTCTTTCATTCCAAGAAAACAAGACTTCCTTGAACCAAATGAAGTGCAGGTTACACTCTGTGAGTAAATACAACTGCATCTATACGTTTTGAATTACGTTCTTTTCTTGAACCATTTTATTGATGGATGTCTCAACAATGCAGAAATCTCAATCCACAACATTGGCCTAGCACTCTGAGGAaagcacttccataaataatttCTAACCTAGACATTTTGATACAAAAATATATAACATAGAAGCAAAAAAAACATGtattgtaagaaaaaataaatgcaGCTTCAAGTTTCAACAAATAAAAATCTGAGATCTGGTTCAAATGTCAAATTTAGCTACTTTTCTATACAAAAATACCAATTAAATTTGGCACAGTTATGTGACAATTTAACTTTATTCATGAATTAAATCGCCATTTCTTTGTACTGCACAGTTTTGCAGTTAACATTCCaaattctttgttttgacttgagGTAATTTTAAATGATATTCAATGACAACCACTTGACCCTCTACTTCATCCTTCCCAAGAAATTTCATTTCGAAGAAAAAGTAAAGTATTGCAAATGATTGCGTCAGAAACGAACATCTCTAAATTTTTCCTAAATTTTAGAACTAACTGAAATTGCTGTGTCTCCATCAGGATAAGAGAATGTGTCGTTCATGGATTTAATGAAAATTATGGGTTCTAGCATATTTGGCTGTACTGCGTGTACATGTACGTATACATGTAATTGCAAAAGAGTGCGAGGAATAATCCCGCAAAAAAGACAAATCCGTTCAAGAAGAATTAGGACCATGTACGAGcgagcgagccatgcgagtcaacatgcgagtcacacagttattgaaagctaaccattttaaaatgggtgcttagacttaataactgtttatcagcgctatttgaaatgggtgcgcATTAGACTTGAATGCGAAATAATTTGCATAGCTCGCATGGCTccctggctcgcagattgtccagccccgtTAAAGAAAACCAAACTAATTTTGACTGTTATACTCACAGACATCTCTCCTAAGAAACTGCAGTATTTGCGTGCTCCAAATCTCAGAAAATTGGGCAAAAACTCAAAAATACCGGTGGAAGTGCAATTCACACGTGCACCTCGGTGCATTACCATCCAATGAGCCAGTAAATAATGAAACAGCTGTTTATGTGTACATAGAAAGCTATGTCATGTAAAGAACACCAGTTGTGCCGTTTTCCAAAATGGCTGACCATTTTGACGAAAAAAGCGGTGTTGTTCCTTCGAAAACTCCTTGGGGAAGCTGGGTGCAAACAATTGATGAAGTCTTCATTGAGGTCAATGTTCCTAAAGGAACGAAAGGCCGCGAAATCATCTGTGAAATCAGGCCAAAAAgcataaaatttattttgaaagggAAGGAAGTTTTCAAGGCAAGCTGCAACTTTATTATGTGGTAGACACTCACAGGTGCACCTTGTTTAACTTTAATTTGGGATATGATTTTTCATTCCTACAGGGAGATCTTTTTGGGACAGTTTTGGCTGATGAAAGTACATGGGTCTTAGGTAAAGTTTTCTCTAGTAAAGTTTAGGAGATATTACCCGGCGCGCGTTTTAAAAAACACCCATGAAAGCCAGTGCCATTCCCTTTTCCTGCCTTCTCATTGGATCCAATTTTCTGATTTCCTTTCATTTAAGAGGACAATGAGCTTGTTCGAATTATTTTGGTGAAGTCTGGTCGAGATGCTGCTAACTGTTGGCACTCTTTGCTAGCACATGAATACTCTGCAGATCCATGGACATTtaatgaaatggaaaaaaagctAACTTTGGAAAGATTTCAAAAAGAGGTAAGTATCAAAGCATAAGATTATATTGCCATGATAAGTTAGCTAAAATTTGTTCCTAAAATGCGTACAAGCTGTCTTAACAAAAGATGGTAACGTACAGCTGCAGCCCCCATAGTTAGGGCATGCAATTACTGGTAATGGATTTGCTTCAGATCAGTGAAACACCTTTTCGCCCTGCTCTTACCACCAAATAG from Montipora capricornis isolate CH-2021 chromosome 9, ASM3666992v2, whole genome shotgun sequence encodes:
- the LOC138015272 gene encoding nudC domain-containing protein 2-like produces the protein MADHFDEKSGVVPSKTPWGSWVQTIDEVFIEVNVPKGTKGREIICEIRPKSIKFILKGKEVFKGDLFGTVLADESTWVLEDNELVRIILVKSGRDAANCWHSLLAHEYSADPWTFNEMEKKLTLERFQKENPGFDFSKANISGNYSGGGPKLPT